One segment of Bacteroidia bacterium DNA contains the following:
- the ruvB gene encoding Holliday junction branch migration DNA helicase RuvB has translation MRNELLNPQHTDKELDVFLRPQRFVDFLGQNKTIENLSIFVQAALQRKESLDHVLLHGPPGLGKTTLSHIIAREMGAKMVSTSGPVLEKPADLAGLLTNLDPFDVLFIDEIHRLSPVVEEYLYSAMEDFKIDIMLDSGPNARSIQISLNPFTLIGATTRAGMLTAPLRARFGITARLEYYDVDTLQKIIMRSAKIIQVPIDAQGALEIAKRSRGTPRIANRLLRRVRDFAQIKGQGRIDYEIAVKALDALEVDEYGLDEMDHKILLTIIEKFKGGPVGLNTISTAVNESPDTIEEVYEPYLIQQGFLMRTPRGREVTELAYKHLKKQGKNFYLNTLF, from the coding sequence ATGCGAAATGAGTTATTAAATCCGCAGCATACGGATAAGGAATTAGATGTTTTTCTAAGACCTCAACGATTTGTAGACTTTTTAGGACAGAACAAAACCATTGAAAATTTATCAATTTTTGTACAAGCGGCTTTACAAAGAAAAGAAAGTTTAGACCATGTTTTGCTGCATGGACCGCCAGGACTAGGTAAAACCACTCTTTCACACATTATTGCGCGCGAAATGGGTGCAAAAATGGTTAGTACGTCGGGACCTGTATTGGAAAAGCCTGCCGATTTAGCAGGTTTGTTAACCAATCTTGATCCATTTGATGTGCTATTTATCGATGAAATTCACCGTTTAAGCCCCGTAGTAGAGGAGTATTTGTATTCTGCGATGGAGGATTTTAAGATAGACATTATGTTAGATAGCGGTCCAAATGCAAGAAGTATTCAAATTTCTCTTAATCCTTTTACTTTGATAGGCGCTACTACGCGTGCGGGCATGCTTACAGCTCCTTTAAGAGCACGGTTCGGTATTACTGCACGTTTAGAATACTATGACGTGGATACACTTCAAAAAATCATTATGCGTTCTGCTAAAATTATTCAGGTCCCCATAGATGCACAAGGAGCATTAGAAATTGCCAAGCGCAGCCGAGGTACACCTCGGATTGCTAATCGTTTATTGCGTAGAGTGCGTGATTTTGCCCAAATTAAAGGTCAAGGACGGATAGACTATGAAATTGCAGTAAAGGCATTAGATGCACTAGAAGTAGACGAATACGGATTGGATGAAATGGACCACAAAATACTGCTTACTATTATTGAAAAGTTCAAAGGAGGACCTGTGGGCTTGAATACTATTTCTACTGCGGTAAATGAGTCCCCTGATACTATAGAGGAAGTGTATGAACCTTACCTTATTCAGCAAGGTTTTTTGATGCGTACTCCACGTGGGCGAGAGGTAACAGAATTAGCTTATAAGCATCTTAAAAAACAAGGTAAAAATTTTTATTTGAATACATTGTTTTAA